GGATTAAAAGGATTTGCACAACTAGAATTAGAACAGTAAAGCATATTTGGGAATATATCAGCAGATAGTGTCTATGTTCAGTTTTCCCAATTTCTGCTTACTGGGTTTCACGAGTCTTGATATTTTTGAGCGGATTTACTTCTAGTGGCGGCTACAGTCTCAAGTTACTTTTGCTAGCGTAGTGATATAAGGTTTATCGATCCCCCAGTAAGTGGCTGGAAGCAAAAGGATTAATATGGCTCATTTAAATCAGCGTCGTCCCCAAAATGTCAACGGCGATTTTTATGTAGATACTACCTGTATTGATTGTGATACCTGTCGCTGGATGGCTCCTGAAGTATTTTATGATGTTGACGATCAATCGGCTGTTTATCATCAACCAACGAATGAGGCTGAAAGATTAACCGCACTGCAAGCACTTTTAGCTTGTCCTACTAGTTCCATTGGCACTGTTGAGAAACCAAAAGATATCAAAGCTGCTCAACAAAGTTTTCCAATATTAGTAACAGAAAATATTTACCACTGCGGCTATCATTCTGAAAAATCTTACGGTGCTGCTAGCTATTTAATTCGACTTCCAGAAGGTAACATTTTGGTGGATTCTCCCCGGTTTACGCCGCCTTTAGTCAAGCGTTTAGAAGAACTGGGGCCAATTCGTTATATGTATTTAACTCATAAGGATGATGTGGCAGATCATCAA
This portion of the Nostoc sp. GT001 genome encodes:
- a CDS encoding MBL fold metallo-hydrolase, whose protein sequence is MAHLNQRRPQNVNGDFYVDTTCIDCDTCRWMAPEVFYDVDDQSAVYHQPTNEAERLTALQALLACPTSSIGTVEKPKDIKAAQQSFPILVTENIYHCGYHSEKSYGAASYLIRLPEGNILVDSPRFTPPLVKRLEELGPIRYMYLTHKDDVADHQKFVEHFQCDRILHVDDITADTRNVEIQLTGSEPFTLTPDLLIIPVPGHTKGQTVLLYKNKFLFTGDHLAWSESFHQLAAFHNACWYSWSEQTKSMRNLANYSFEWVLPGHGRRFHADRETMRQQMHKCIELMESLN